From Trueperella pecoris, a single genomic window includes:
- a CDS encoding DNA-directed RNA polymerase subunit alpha: MIIEQRPTLTEDKISDTRSRFTLDPLEPGFGYTLGNSLRRTLLSSIPGAAITSVHIDGVLHEFSTVPGCKEDVAEIILNIKELVVTSEHDEPVLMYLRKQGPGEVLASDITPPAGVEIHNPDLVIATLNEKGKIEVDLTVERGRGYVSAAQNNSPDYEIGRIPIDSIYSPVVKVSYKVEATRVGQRTDFDKLIVDVETKPSTAPRDAFASAGKTLVELFGLCTELNEEVEGLELKEAPVVEQQSSDLQRPITILNLPARSQNCLQREGIHTIGELVLRSEADLLDIRNFGAKSIEDVKDELAKLDLRLKDSPAGFMSGFGDDAYGMQFSDDA; the protein is encoded by the coding sequence GTGATCATTGAACAGCGACCCACGCTGACGGAAGACAAGATCTCCGATACACGTTCGCGCTTTACGCTCGATCCGCTCGAGCCCGGCTTTGGTTACACGCTGGGTAATTCCCTGCGTCGTACCCTGCTGTCGTCGATCCCCGGCGCTGCTATCACCTCGGTTCATATCGACGGCGTTCTCCACGAGTTCTCCACTGTTCCCGGCTGCAAGGAAGATGTCGCCGAGATCATTTTGAACATCAAGGAGCTCGTCGTTACTTCCGAGCACGATGAGCCGGTGCTCATGTACCTGCGTAAGCAGGGCCCGGGCGAGGTCTTGGCTTCGGATATCACGCCGCCCGCCGGCGTCGAGATTCATAACCCGGACCTCGTGATCGCCACCCTCAACGAGAAGGGCAAGATCGAGGTTGACCTGACCGTCGAGCGTGGCCGTGGATATGTTTCGGCTGCTCAGAACAACTCGCCGGATTACGAGATTGGTCGCATTCCGATCGACTCGATCTACTCTCCGGTTGTCAAGGTTTCCTACAAGGTCGAGGCCACCCGTGTTGGCCAGCGCACCGACTTCGATAAGCTCATTGTTGACGTCGAGACCAAGCCTTCTACCGCCCCGCGCGATGCTTTCGCTTCGGCCGGTAAGACGCTCGTGGAGCTCTTCGGTCTGTGCACTGAGCTCAACGAGGAGGTCGAGGGCCTGGAGCTGAAGGAAGCTCCGGTTGTCGAGCAGCAGTCGTCCGATCTGCAGCGTCCGATCACGATCCTGAACCTGCCTGCTCGCTCGCAGAATTGCCTGCAGCGTGAGGGCATCCACACGATCGGTGAACTCGTTCTGCGTTCCGAGGCTGACCTCCTCGACATTCGTAACTTCGGTGCGAAGTCGATCGAGGATGTCAAGGATGAGCTTGCAAAGCTTGACCTGCGCCTGAAGGATTCGCCTGCGGGCTTCATGTCTGGCTTCGGTGACGACGCCTACGGCATGCAGTTCAGCGACGACGCTTAA
- the rplQ gene encoding 50S ribosomal protein L17 — MPKPAKGPRLGGSPSHERKIIANLCKQLITNESVVTTETRAKRVRPHIEKLITKAKKGDTYNRRLALRVLGDREVAYILFEELGPKFAERNGGYTRITKLPNRKGDNAPMALIELVLEPVSPKQAVVKEAEKVAEKAAESPESADSAESAESAESAESAESPESADSVEETEAK; from the coding sequence ATGCCCAAGCCCGCAAAGGGTCCGCGCCTGGGAGGCAGCCCGTCCCACGAGCGCAAGATTATTGCCAACCTGTGCAAGCAGCTGATCACCAATGAGTCTGTTGTGACCACGGAGACCCGCGCCAAGCGTGTCCGCCCGCACATCGAGAAACTCATCACGAAGGCGAAGAAGGGCGACACCTACAACCGTCGTCTTGCCCTCCGTGTTCTCGGTGACCGCGAGGTTGCCTACATCCTCTTCGAGGAGCTCGGCCCGAAGTTCGCCGAGCGCAACGGTGGCTACACCCGTATCACCAAGCTTCCTAACCGCAAGGGTGACAACGCGCCGATGGCTCTGATCGAGCTCGTTCTTGAGCCGGTTTCGCCCAAGCAGGCCGTCGTCAAGGAAGCGGAGAAGGTTGCCGAGAAGGCCGCCGAGTCGCCGGAGTCAGCAGATTCCGCTGAGTCAGCAGAGTCCGCTGAGTCGGCAGAGTCCGCTGAGTCGCCGGAGTCGGCTGATTCGGTCGAGGAGACCGAGGCAAAGTAG
- a CDS encoding MerR family transcriptional regulator codes for MRTVGDVAQLLGVTVRTLHYWQERGLVTPAHRTWSDYRLYTDDDVARLQRIITYRATGMSLDSIRALLDSSDSDVEHLRRQRQLLMDKQDELSRMVQALDYLLKDAMTERKLSVDDVAKVLGDANFAAYHAEAENKYAGTDDWRISQERQARMTAGDWETIRDRMRALESRLGDAMRAGVLPGSAQANALAEEHRQMLSEGYFPVTHSKHVLLGRGYIADHRFAARYDAVAEGLAAWLHAVIDANAIDNGVDLDNVDWV; via the coding sequence ATGAGAACAGTTGGCGACGTAGCTCAGCTCCTGGGCGTCACCGTACGAACGCTCCACTATTGGCAAGAACGTGGTCTGGTCACTCCTGCTCACCGCACGTGGTCCGATTACCGCCTATACACCGACGACGACGTTGCGCGCCTGCAACGCATCATCACCTATCGGGCAACCGGCATGAGCTTGGATAGCATTCGAGCGTTGCTGGATTCGTCCGATAGTGACGTGGAGCACCTTCGACGGCAACGTCAGCTTCTCATGGACAAACAAGACGAGCTTAGCCGAATGGTTCAAGCTCTCGACTATCTCTTGAAGGATGCCATGACCGAACGAAAACTCAGCGTAGACGATGTTGCGAAAGTGCTGGGAGACGCCAACTTCGCGGCGTATCACGCAGAGGCCGAAAACAAATATGCCGGCACCGATGACTGGCGGATCTCTCAGGAACGTCAGGCACGTATGACGGCTGGCGATTGGGAAACAATACGTGACCGTATGCGTGCCCTCGAAAGCCGCCTCGGCGATGCCATGCGAGCTGGGGTTCTTCCTGGATCTGCACAGGCCAACGCACTAGCAGAGGAGCACCGCCAGATGCTCTCGGAGGGCTACTTCCCCGTGACACACTCCAAGCACGTCTTGCTCGGGCGCGGCTACATTGCCGACCACCGCTTTGCCGCTCGCTATGACGCGGTTGCCGAAGGGCTCGCCGCATGGCTACACGCCGTTATCGACGCCAATGCCATAGACAACGGCGTCGATCTGGACAACGTTGATTGGGTCTAA
- a CDS encoding thioredoxin family protein, with protein MDITILGPGCRNCINLENETRKAVDSLGLDATINHVTDYAQIMSYGIMATPGLVIDGEVVVSGRVPKAKEIEQLLQR; from the coding sequence ATGGACATCACCATTCTCGGCCCCGGTTGCCGTAACTGCATCAACCTCGAAAACGAAACACGCAAGGCGGTCGATTCTCTTGGCCTAGACGCCACCATCAATCACGTCACCGATTACGCACAGATCATGAGCTACGGCATCATGGCTACGCCTGGGCTCGTCATCGACGGCGAGGTCGTGGTTTCCGGGCGCGTGCCGAAGGCGAAGGAAATCGAGCAGCTGCTCCAGCGTTAG
- a CDS encoding arsenate-mycothiol transferase ArsC, translating into MDSPVTILFACRKNAGRSQIAAAIAREKAGPHVRILSAGTDPADELHDVTIELLHEMGLEAESAPRRLEPEDIAASDWVITMGCGESCPIFPGTHYEDWPIEDPNGQPIDTVRAIRDDIAAHIDDLLTRIAN; encoded by the coding sequence ATGGACTCCCCTGTCACCATCCTCTTCGCCTGCCGGAAGAACGCGGGCCGTTCCCAAATCGCCGCCGCCATCGCCCGGGAAAAGGCCGGGCCACATGTGCGCATCCTGTCCGCCGGCACCGACCCCGCCGACGAGCTTCACGACGTCACGATCGAGCTCCTGCATGAGATGGGGCTCGAGGCAGAGTCCGCGCCCCGCCGGCTCGAACCTGAGGACATCGCCGCGAGCGACTGGGTCATCACCATGGGATGTGGCGAAAGCTGCCCCATCTTCCCCGGCACGCACTATGAAGACTGGCCCATCGAAGACCCCAACGGCCAGCCCATCGACACAGTGCGCGCCATCCGCGACGATATCGCCGCACACATCGACGACCTACTCACACGAATCGCAAACTAA
- a CDS encoding ArsR/SmtB family transcription factor produces MDDATAPDGVVDTIGEAAALLSAVADPIRLGLLTQLCKGPACVCNLQTSPPVPDNLLSYHLRVLRDAGLVTSTRRGRWVDYSLTEGALARLHAALPSEAR; encoded by the coding sequence ATGGATGACGCAACCGCGCCAGACGGCGTCGTTGACACCATCGGCGAGGCCGCCGCGCTACTCTCCGCCGTCGCAGACCCCATTCGGCTCGGCCTCCTCACCCAGCTGTGCAAAGGGCCCGCATGCGTCTGCAACCTTCAGACTTCCCCGCCGGTCCCCGACAACCTTCTCTCCTACCACCTGCGCGTCCTTCGCGACGCCGGCCTCGTCACCAGCACCCGCAGGGGACGCTGGGTCGACTACTCACTGACCGAAGGCGCACTGGCTCGCCTCCACGCCGCCCTCCCCTCGGAGGCCCGATGA